One window of the Allosaccharopolyspora coralli genome contains the following:
- a CDS encoding DUF305 domain-containing protein, whose amino-acid sequence MSQKADENHEPVAEGDLGTRQRWLTITLAICVLLASALLGAAGALLLVGAERSGETSPNSADVGFAQDMARHHEQGVAMASLARERSRDVDIRQLGFDIERGQTEQMGRMRGWLGLWSQPTAPGGGHMSWMTSAGGHPRHSESHADTDRPIMPGMATPSELERLRSMAGPEFDTFFLQLMIRHHQGGAPMMREAVARAAVGETRNLAARMLEAQTAEVDVMTRMLTERGGAPLPPPT is encoded by the coding sequence GTGAGCCAGAAGGCAGACGAGAACCATGAGCCGGTGGCCGAAGGCGACCTCGGAACGCGACAGCGCTGGCTCACGATCACGCTGGCTATCTGCGTGCTGCTGGCGAGTGCACTACTCGGAGCCGCGGGAGCCTTGCTCCTGGTCGGGGCGGAACGTTCCGGAGAGACAAGCCCGAACTCCGCCGATGTTGGTTTCGCCCAGGACATGGCGCGACACCACGAGCAGGGTGTGGCGATGGCGAGCCTGGCCCGGGAGCGCAGTCGGGATGTCGACATCCGGCAGCTCGGTTTCGACATCGAACGCGGTCAGACCGAGCAGATGGGCCGTATGCGAGGTTGGCTGGGATTGTGGTCTCAGCCGACGGCTCCCGGCGGGGGGCACATGTCGTGGATGACCAGTGCAGGCGGTCACCCCAGGCACTCCGAGAGCCATGCGGACACCGATCGGCCGATCATGCCCGGCATGGCGACCCCCAGTGAGTTGGAGCGGCTTCGCTCGATGGCGGGGCCGGAGTTCGACACGTTCTTTCTCCAACTGATGATTCGCCATCACCAGGGTGGCGCCCCGATGATGCGTGAGGCAGTCGCACGGGCTGCTGTCGGCGAGACGCGCAATCTGGCCGCGCGCATGCTGGAGGCGCAAACCGCGGAGGTGGACGTGATGACGCGCATGCTCACCGAGCGCGGCGGTGCACCCCTTCCCCCACCCACCTGA
- a CDS encoding DUF2933 domain-containing protein — protein sequence MVIGAAAVALAVFLLVPQYAWAALPLLIALVCPVSMLLMMRRMNTGADPECAARAGQPASSAHDHELVRLREEIAALKRQSADNSNGEAETPGEKPGHI from the coding sequence GTGGTCATCGGAGCCGCCGCGGTCGCACTCGCGGTCTTCCTCCTGGTGCCCCAATACGCCTGGGCGGCATTGCCCTTGCTGATCGCGCTGGTGTGCCCGGTTTCCATGTTGCTGATGATGCGAAGAATGAACACGGGGGCAGATCCCGAGTGTGCGGCACGCGCTGGGCAACCAGCGTCGTCCGCTCACGACCACGAACTGGTGCGGCTGCGCGAGGAGATTGCGGCGCTCAAACGTCAAAGCGCGGACAACTCCAACGGCGAAGCGGAAACGCCGGGCGAGAAGCCAGGACACATTTGA
- a CDS encoding M56 family metallopeptidase: MILATCLAFYGFLVAVVAPRFLPRLTAAGTAPRFGAAVWTLTAATAVGAWIGAAVAALFSLASWPGRVADVLRSCLAALRPLGITAPWVAALLAVPAVLVSVWLGWLMWRAARHWVHAHVHGKRHSRAIRLAGREAPELGAGTIVIETADVAAYCVASPTRTVVVTRGALDALDRDELAAVLAHEHAHLRGRHHLLLTALRAMRRALPGALLFQVAEVEVARLLELCADDAAVKRHGTLPLVAALASMTSNPAPRGALGAAGASALARALRLAEPPSRSQSTIRRAALGATATGMILGPGLGLVAMGVTICPVFFQ; encoded by the coding sequence ATGATCTTGGCGACGTGCCTGGCATTCTACGGTTTTCTCGTGGCAGTGGTGGCACCCCGTTTCCTGCCCCGGCTGACTGCCGCCGGTACGGCGCCCCGTTTCGGGGCTGCGGTGTGGACGCTGACGGCTGCCACCGCTGTGGGGGCGTGGATCGGTGCCGCCGTGGCCGCGTTGTTCTCCCTGGCCTCATGGCCGGGTCGCGTCGCGGATGTCCTGCGGAGTTGTCTGGCTGCCCTTCGGCCACTGGGCATCACCGCGCCGTGGGTAGCTGCGTTGCTCGCGGTCCCTGCCGTGTTGGTTTCGGTGTGGCTGGGCTGGCTGATGTGGCGAGCGGCGCGTCACTGGGTTCACGCGCACGTCCACGGGAAACGGCATTCCCGCGCAATACGGCTGGCTGGGCGGGAGGCGCCTGAGCTGGGTGCCGGAACGATCGTGATCGAGACGGCCGACGTGGCCGCCTACTGCGTCGCCAGTCCAACACGCACCGTTGTCGTGACCCGGGGTGCGCTGGACGCGCTTGACCGTGACGAGCTTGCCGCGGTTCTCGCCCATGAACATGCCCATCTGCGCGGTCGTCACCACCTGCTGCTCACCGCGCTGCGCGCGATGCGACGCGCATTGCCCGGTGCATTGCTGTTCCAGGTGGCCGAAGTCGAGGTCGCGCGTTTGCTCGAGCTGTGCGCGGACGATGCTGCGGTCAAACGTCACGGCACGCTCCCCCTGGTGGCGGCTCTGGCTTCGATGACCAGCAACCCTGCACCACGGGGCGCACTCGGCGCAGCTGGCGCCTCGGCACTGGCCCGGGCGCTCCGGCTGGCCGAACCGCCGTCTCGTTCCCAGAGCACGATCCGCCGCGCGGCGCTCGGGGCCACTGCCACCGGGATGATTCTCGGTCCAGGGCTTGGGCTGGTGGCCATGGGCGTGACCATTTGCCCCGTTTTCTTCCAGTAG
- a CDS encoding multicopper oxidase family protein has protein sequence MEAERIGVRQPFREGAGTAGNRMSLNRRRFLGLGAGLAALGVAQACAGPAAPSPVASYAPQIGARERVRRAANANVVNVDLRAKWSTVDLGGVHVLTWTFDDQLPGKEIRVRRGDVLRAKLSNELGQDTSIHWHGIALRNDMDGVPDLTQDPVRPNSTFDYEFAMAEPGTYFFHPHVGAQLDRGLYAPLIIEDPNEAGRYDAEAVIVLDDWLDGVTTNPDAKLAELQRQGMSMGGMDHGGMGHGVMPGMDTTGSESPLGSDTGDVQYPHYLLNGRIPTAPTTIAAKPGQRLRLRIINAAADTPFRVALGGHRMTITDTDGFPVQPMETDSLLIGMGERFDVVVTLSDGVFPLVASAEGKQGQAMGLVRTGGGAVPGPEVRPRELDGQIAMANALSAAEPVRFAPKRPDRTHTLELGMDMSVPYRWTINGQTFDEHTPLPIAQGERVRLRFVNKTMMFHPMHLHGHTFQLVSGQRTGARKDTTIVLPMQTVEADFEADNPGQWLVHCHNIYHGESGMMTTLSYLA, from the coding sequence ATGGAAGCCGAGCGTATTGGTGTGCGTCAGCCGTTCCGCGAGGGCGCAGGCACAGCAGGGAATCGCATGTCTCTGAACAGGCGGCGTTTTCTCGGTCTCGGGGCCGGACTGGCCGCTCTGGGCGTTGCTCAAGCGTGCGCTGGCCCGGCGGCGCCATCGCCGGTGGCTTCCTACGCGCCGCAGATCGGTGCTCGAGAGCGTGTCCGGAGGGCCGCTAACGCGAACGTGGTCAACGTCGACCTTCGGGCCAAGTGGAGCACTGTAGATCTCGGGGGCGTGCACGTGCTGACCTGGACGTTCGACGACCAGCTCCCTGGCAAGGAGATCCGGGTTCGACGTGGGGACGTCCTCCGCGCGAAGCTGAGCAACGAGCTCGGACAGGACACCTCCATCCACTGGCACGGTATCGCGTTGCGCAACGACATGGATGGTGTCCCTGACCTTACGCAAGATCCGGTTCGGCCGAACTCGACGTTTGACTACGAGTTCGCGATGGCCGAGCCGGGAACGTACTTCTTCCACCCGCACGTCGGTGCGCAGCTGGACCGGGGGCTGTACGCACCGCTGATCATTGAAGATCCGAACGAGGCTGGCCGATATGACGCCGAAGCGGTGATCGTCCTCGACGACTGGTTGGACGGGGTGACAACCAACCCTGATGCCAAACTGGCCGAACTACAGCGGCAGGGCATGTCGATGGGCGGTATGGACCACGGCGGCATGGGGCACGGTGTGATGCCGGGCATGGATACCACCGGATCAGAGTCACCGTTGGGCAGTGACACCGGCGACGTGCAGTACCCGCACTACCTCCTCAACGGACGGATCCCGACTGCGCCGACGACCATCGCGGCCAAGCCCGGACAGCGCCTCCGGCTGCGCATCATCAACGCGGCGGCGGACACCCCCTTCCGCGTCGCACTGGGCGGCCACCGGATGACAATCACCGACACCGACGGTTTTCCGGTACAGCCGATGGAGACCGACTCGCTGCTGATAGGCATGGGGGAGCGGTTCGACGTCGTCGTCACCCTCTCTGACGGCGTGTTTCCCCTCGTGGCGTCCGCGGAGGGCAAGCAGGGGCAGGCGATGGGGCTGGTTCGAACTGGTGGGGGAGCCGTGCCCGGGCCGGAGGTGCGGCCCAGGGAGCTCGACGGTCAAATCGCGATGGCCAATGCCCTGTCAGCCGCCGAGCCCGTTCGTTTCGCGCCGAAGCGCCCCGACCGCACGCACACACTCGAGCTTGGCATGGACATGTCGGTCCCGTATCGGTGGACCATCAACGGACAGACCTTCGATGAGCACACACCCCTGCCGATCGCACAGGGCGAGCGAGTCCGGCTCCGTTTCGTGAACAAGACGATGATGTTCCACCCTATGCACCTGCACGGCCACACGTTCCAGCTCGTTTCCGGTCAGCGCACCGGTGCACGCAAGGACACGACGATCGTGCTGCCTATGCAAACGGTCGAAGCAGACTTCGAAGCCGACAACCCGGGACAGTGGCTCGTGCACTGCCACAACATCTACCACGGCGAATCCGGGATGATGACGACGCTTTCGTACCTGGCATGA
- a CDS encoding prolipoprotein diacylglyceryl transferase family protein: MTIKFAGSRIGLTGRPGADDRFERFERVEGITADRGPVAVTARVQGIKAGEWRVTAIPVRQESVRAGTSRKTKFRPTVSTHRTRLATLVYGPAVRLATWPALVGVGAVAAIAVQAILLGREDLNVVAAVVISVVACLVGNVGARIWCLALHRKHPRHFLTVGACIQGFLLGAVGALAIGAAAFRLPLGALLDATAPGIYLGMAIGRPGCFFTGCCAGRPTSSRWGVWSSDRRVAIRRFPVQLVEAAVALVIGVAALALVLGVQPPVRGAVFVGALSAYTFCRQLLFPLRTESRTRLGRLLTMVACGLLFVASAGTFAMS, encoded by the coding sequence ATGACGATCAAGTTTGCCGGTTCCCGTATCGGGCTGACTGGACGACCAGGGGCCGACGACCGTTTCGAACGATTCGAGCGAGTAGAGGGCATCACCGCAGACCGCGGTCCGGTCGCCGTCACCGCCCGTGTCCAGGGCATCAAAGCAGGCGAGTGGCGTGTGACGGCGATTCCCGTCCGGCAGGAGTCCGTCCGTGCCGGTACTTCCCGGAAGACGAAGTTCCGTCCCACCGTCTCGACGCATCGGACACGTTTGGCGACGCTGGTGTACGGACCGGCTGTTCGGCTAGCGACGTGGCCGGCTCTGGTGGGCGTGGGGGCGGTCGCTGCCATCGCTGTCCAAGCGATATTGCTCGGTCGTGAGGACCTCAACGTCGTGGCCGCGGTAGTGATCTCGGTTGTTGCGTGTCTCGTGGGGAACGTCGGCGCCCGGATCTGGTGCCTAGCTCTTCACCGCAAACACCCTCGACACTTCCTGACGGTCGGGGCGTGTATCCAGGGCTTCCTGCTCGGTGCCGTCGGTGCACTGGCGATCGGGGCCGCGGCCTTCCGGCTTCCCCTTGGGGCGCTGCTGGACGCTACCGCGCCGGGAATCTACCTCGGCATGGCGATCGGTAGGCCGGGATGTTTCTTCACGGGGTGCTGTGCGGGACGGCCGACGAGTTCGCGGTGGGGTGTGTGGTCGTCTGACCGACGAGTGGCAATTCGCCGGTTCCCAGTCCAACTCGTCGAGGCCGCAGTGGCCCTCGTGATCGGTGTGGCAGCACTCGCACTGGTGCTTGGCGTGCAGCCCCCGGTTCGCGGTGCGGTCTTCGTCGGCGCGCTCTCGGCCTACACGTTCTGCCGCCAGCTGCTGTTCCCGCTTCGCACCGAGTCCAGGACGCGGCTCGGGCGCTTGCTGACCATGGTGGCATGTGGGCTCCTTTTCGTTGCCAGCGCTGGGACATTCGCGATGTCGTAG
- a CDS encoding DUF3105 domain-containing protein: MTIAGVLVVLVFAGAIFGYAYVQYAGTQEKQAALAPFAPSEQNPDPSKAIPGVTVEQYKGSQHLQLPQRVAYDKNPPFGGAHDQYWAGCDGVVYGQPFRVENAVHSLEHGAVWIAYRPGAVDAAGMQALRERVEGESYMLMSPVPTLDTPIALQSWGHQLKLDRATDPRIDEFIQALRTNRFTHPEVGGTCQTLGPGAFDPDNPPPFQPGPPGPGATPVRGGGSGG; the protein is encoded by the coding sequence ATGACGATTGCCGGCGTGCTGGTGGTCCTGGTGTTCGCCGGGGCCATCTTCGGATATGCGTACGTGCAGTACGCAGGCACGCAGGAGAAGCAGGCTGCGCTGGCTCCCTTCGCGCCTTCGGAGCAGAATCCGGACCCCTCGAAGGCGATCCCAGGCGTCACGGTTGAGCAGTACAAGGGATCCCAGCACCTGCAGTTGCCGCAGCGGGTTGCGTACGACAAGAACCCACCGTTCGGTGGGGCGCACGACCAGTACTGGGCGGGGTGTGACGGCGTCGTGTACGGCCAGCCCTTCCGAGTCGAAAACGCGGTCCATTCCTTGGAACACGGGGCGGTGTGGATCGCGTATCGACCCGGTGCCGTCGACGCCGCCGGGATGCAGGCTCTGCGCGAGCGCGTCGAAGGCGAGTCGTACATGTTGATGTCTCCGGTGCCCACGTTGGACACGCCGATCGCTCTGCAGTCCTGGGGGCATCAGCTCAAGCTCGACCGCGCCACTGATCCACGCATTGACGAGTTCATCCAGGCGTTGCGTACCAACCGGTTCACTCATCCGGAGGTCGGTGGGACGTGCCAGACGCTGGGGCCGGGCGCCTTCGATCCCGACAACCCACCGCCCTTCCAGCCGGGACCACCTGGACCAGGCGCAACCCCGGTACGCGGCGGTGGCAGCGGTGGCTGA
- a CDS encoding C40 family peptidase codes for MASHRLKRSMKVALAASAIAMMAGTVAIPAGAQPSDPVEEYQELGAEAANAEEDLADAEMALDTNEAELAKAKSSVAQARQLEDQARRDQERLRGEVDHLTGAAYRGARFNQLTTALSSKSADDFLDQATLLESLAADNRQVLNDFNDAAERAKGAREQAQESELRAQQATDAAAKLVSDVQGRKTDLDGRIEQVRQALNDLNDSDRERLQGPVDTGSYLGPPGAANAALQAALSKRGSDYEWGSKGPTTFDCSGLTQWAYKQAGISIPPSSRTQWTAGKPVSKDQLQPGDLVFYDDGSGDPSQIHHVGMYVGGGKMVDAPTEGQLVDVRSIKGDGHYIGARRIVG; via the coding sequence GTGGCGTCACACCGGCTCAAGCGGTCGATGAAAGTGGCTCTCGCGGCTTCGGCCATCGCTATGATGGCAGGAACGGTCGCGATACCTGCCGGAGCGCAGCCCTCAGACCCGGTTGAGGAGTACCAGGAACTGGGTGCGGAGGCGGCCAACGCCGAGGAGGACCTCGCCGACGCGGAAATGGCCCTGGATACCAACGAGGCCGAGCTGGCCAAGGCCAAGTCCTCGGTCGCCCAGGCGAGGCAGCTCGAGGACCAGGCGCGACGCGATCAGGAACGACTTCGCGGTGAAGTCGACCACCTCACCGGCGCCGCCTACCGCGGCGCCCGCTTCAACCAACTCACCACTGCGCTGTCCAGCAAGAGCGCGGACGACTTCCTTGACCAAGCGACACTTCTCGAGTCACTGGCCGCAGACAACAGGCAGGTGCTGAACGACTTCAACGACGCGGCCGAGCGCGCCAAGGGCGCTCGTGAGCAAGCCCAGGAGTCCGAACTCCGCGCGCAGCAAGCGACCGACGCAGCCGCAAAACTTGTCTCCGACGTCCAAGGACGCAAGACGGATCTCGACGGCCGCATCGAGCAGGTCCGCCAAGCGCTGAACGATCTCAACGACTCCGACCGGGAGCGCCTGCAGGGTCCCGTCGACACCGGCTCCTACCTCGGGCCTCCGGGTGCTGCCAACGCCGCCTTGCAGGCGGCCCTGTCCAAGCGCGGCTCCGACTACGAGTGGGGATCGAAGGGACCGACGACCTTCGACTGCTCGGGCCTGACCCAGTGGGCCTACAAGCAGGCCGGTATCTCCATCCCGCCGAGCAGCCGCACCCAGTGGACGGCCGGCAAGCCGGTGTCCAAGGACCAGCTCCAACCCGGCGACCTCGTCTTCTACGACGACGGCAGCGGCGACCCCTCCCAGATCCACCATGTCGGCATGTACGTCGGCGGCGGAAAGATGGTCGATGCCCCGACCGAGGGACAACTCGTCGACGTCCGTTCCATCAAGGGCGACGGCCACTACATCGGCGCCCGCCGCATCGTCGGCTGA
- a CDS encoding TVP38/TMEM64 family protein → MARLAVFATLLLAALVVGLWARPVAPLLNADQWRSDGDVWTPLLFVLVFGVAALLFVPRPALSAAAGAVFSLPVALPVVVLGTVFGAGVAFWLARLLGRDAVGPWLREGRLETLDALSVRRGFTATVVCRLLPLLPYAVVNYGAGVTRVRTVPFLAGTAVGTLPANIAYVTIGSALVVDTASGLVTWLGFAVAVVVLSALAWFGRRRVLPGAASARGWEPLEAESSSP, encoded by the coding sequence ATGGCACGGCTCGCCGTCTTCGCAACTCTGCTTCTGGCAGCGCTTGTCGTCGGGCTGTGGGCGCGCCCTGTTGCCCCTCTGCTCAACGCTGACCAATGGCGTAGTGACGGTGATGTATGGACGCCGTTGCTCTTCGTGCTGGTCTTCGGGGTAGCCGCCCTGCTCTTCGTGCCCAGGCCAGCCCTATCTGCAGCCGCCGGAGCCGTATTCAGCCTGCCGGTGGCGCTACCCGTCGTGGTGCTCGGGACGGTGTTCGGCGCAGGTGTGGCGTTCTGGCTGGCCCGTCTGCTGGGCCGGGACGCTGTCGGGCCGTGGCTTCGCGAGGGGCGACTAGAGACTCTGGACGCCCTGTCCGTCCGACGTGGGTTCACCGCGACGGTCGTGTGCCGACTGCTTCCCCTCCTGCCGTACGCAGTGGTCAATTACGGCGCGGGAGTCACCCGCGTTCGGACGGTGCCGTTTCTCGCTGGGACTGCTGTGGGCACGCTTCCGGCTAACATCGCGTACGTCACTATCGGCAGTGCCCTGGTCGTCGACACAGCCTCGGGGTTGGTGACCTGGCTGGGATTCGCCGTTGCTGTGGTTGTTCTTTCTGCCCTTGCTTGGTTCGGGAGGCGGCGCGTGTTGCCCGGAGCCGCATCAGCGCGTGGTTGGGAGCCGCTCGAAGCCGAAAGCTCCTCCCCGTAG
- a CDS encoding F510_1955 family glycosylhydrolase, with protein sequence MTPNRLLPSSTDQRAKTRVTVLTITALLLIAGAVVAIWAGNRSSNDGGTGGGTADQAMTHVHGLGVDPADGMLYAATHNGLFRLPQGGPPQRVSELQQDTMGFTIAGPKHFLGSGHPDPQLADAPANLGLIESTDGGRSWRPLSLSGQVDFHSLEAKHGRVYGYSSTTGEFMVSTDRVSWQKRAPVVMADFSVSPALANELLATTEQGPVRSSDGGMTFTLIPGAPLLYFLDWVDHATVYAVDPQGRAFVSPDGGKTWEARAQLDSTPQATAVAGGRWYVATQTGVMVSTNGGQTFQVRTPLADR encoded by the coding sequence ATGACACCGAACCGACTACTGCCGTCGTCCACCGACCAGCGAGCCAAGACGCGTGTCACCGTGCTGACGATCACAGCACTGTTGCTGATCGCGGGAGCCGTCGTTGCGATCTGGGCAGGCAACCGCAGTAGCAACGACGGCGGAACGGGAGGAGGGACTGCGGACCAAGCGATGACCCACGTGCACGGGCTGGGAGTCGACCCCGCAGACGGCATGCTCTACGCGGCTACCCACAACGGTCTGTTCCGGCTTCCGCAGGGCGGGCCCCCGCAGAGGGTGAGCGAGCTGCAGCAGGACACGATGGGATTCACCATCGCCGGGCCCAAGCACTTCCTCGGCAGCGGACATCCCGACCCTCAGCTCGCCGACGCTCCGGCGAATCTCGGGCTGATTGAAAGTACCGACGGTGGTCGCAGCTGGCGGCCGCTCTCGTTGTCCGGGCAGGTCGACTTCCACAGCCTGGAGGCCAAGCACGGCCGGGTGTACGGCTACAGCAGCACCACAGGTGAGTTCATGGTGAGCACGGACCGCGTGTCGTGGCAAAAGCGCGCACCCGTGGTCATGGCCGATTTCTCGGTGAGTCCGGCGTTGGCGAACGAGTTGCTCGCCACCACCGAGCAGGGCCCGGTTCGCAGCTCTGACGGAGGAATGACCTTCACCCTGATCCCCGGCGCACCCCTGCTGTATTTCCTCGATTGGGTCGACCACGCCACCGTGTACGCGGTAGACCCACAGGGACGCGCCTTCGTGAGCCCGGACGGCGGAAAGACGTGGGAGGCGCGCGCCCAGTTGGACAGCACGCCGCAGGCCACGGCGGTGGCTGGAGGTCGCTGGTATGTCGCGACCCAGACCGGAGTCATGGTCTCAACCAACGGTGGCCAGACGTTCCAGGTTCGAACGCCCTTGGCTGATCGGTGA
- a CDS encoding BlaI/MecI/CopY family transcriptional regulator — MRGFGELETAIMEHLWSRGTSSTVREVVEELREERNPAYTTVMTVMDILHRKGWLDRERDGRAWRYEPTVSREEHAARLMREALSEGQNMKAVLMHFLADGTPEEVRSLQEVLRSLSTKGSSR; from the coding sequence GTGCGCGGGTTCGGGGAGCTGGAAACAGCGATCATGGAGCATTTGTGGTCACGCGGGACCTCGTCGACCGTGCGTGAAGTTGTCGAGGAGCTCCGGGAGGAGCGAAACCCTGCGTACACGACGGTGATGACTGTGATGGATATCCTCCACCGCAAGGGCTGGCTCGATCGAGAGCGGGACGGTCGGGCTTGGAGATACGAGCCGACCGTCTCCCGGGAGGAGCATGCCGCACGTCTGATGCGCGAAGCGCTCAGCGAAGGCCAGAATATGAAGGCAGTGTTGATGCACTTCCTCGCCGACGGCACTCCGGAGGAGGTTCGGTCGCTGCAGGAGGTGCTGCGCAGTCTGTCGACGAAGGGGTCAAGTCGATGA
- a CDS encoding TlpA disulfide reductase family protein, which translates to MVREWSREIRVTVVVLVLAIAGVVALWPRSSDDGFGRDGESGQRPVASARASTLEPDAVLAPLRKHAAVQPCPPSPRDAHRAGPLAGVVVPCLADSKPVELSTALAGKPALLNLWASWCPPCREEMPALDEYAARNDAIPVVGINVQDRATAALELLARTKVHYPSVIDVRGELQRALRAPPVLPVTYLLRPDGSVQRITEPATFHSADEIADAVRRYLPTRD; encoded by the coding sequence ATGGTGCGTGAGTGGAGCCGCGAGATCCGCGTCACGGTCGTGGTGCTCGTGCTCGCAATTGCCGGTGTAGTCGCGTTGTGGCCTCGGAGCAGTGATGACGGATTCGGTAGGGACGGTGAGAGCGGACAACGACCGGTGGCCAGTGCTCGCGCATCGACCCTCGAACCGGACGCCGTCTTGGCGCCCTTGCGGAAGCACGCGGCTGTGCAGCCATGCCCTCCGTCTCCTCGGGATGCCCACAGGGCAGGTCCGCTGGCCGGAGTCGTCGTCCCTTGCCTCGCGGACTCGAAGCCCGTGGAACTGAGCACTGCGCTGGCGGGCAAACCCGCGCTGCTGAACCTCTGGGCATCATGGTGCCCGCCGTGTCGAGAGGAGATGCCAGCGCTGGACGAGTACGCGGCCCGGAACGACGCGATTCCGGTCGTGGGCATCAACGTTCAAGATCGTGCGACGGCTGCGTTGGAGCTGCTGGCCCGAACCAAGGTGCACTACCCGTCGGTGATCGACGTGCGAGGCGAACTGCAGCGCGCTCTCCGCGCGCCTCCGGTGCTTCCCGTGACGTACCTGCTGCGTCCGGACGGATCGGTGCAGCGCATCACCGAGCCGGCCACGTTTCACTCCGCCGATGAGATCGCCGACGCAGTACGCAGGTACCTGCCCACCCGCGACTGA
- a CDS encoding BlaI/MecI/CopY family transcriptional regulator codes for MQGLGDLEGAVMDVLWRAYGPMSVREVLSELNTTRDLAYTTVMTVMDNLHRKGWVEREMHNRAYQYTPAEGREEAAARTLRELLDASGSPQAVLLHFAKSVSEDESAALRRGLRRRSKQ; via the coding sequence ATGCAAGGTCTGGGCGATCTCGAAGGCGCCGTGATGGACGTGCTGTGGCGCGCGTACGGCCCGATGTCAGTTCGCGAGGTGTTGAGCGAACTCAACACGACTCGCGATCTCGCGTACACGACTGTCATGACGGTCATGGACAACCTTCACCGCAAGGGCTGGGTCGAGCGCGAGATGCACAACCGCGCCTACCAGTACACCCCGGCCGAAGGACGCGAAGAAGCAGCTGCTCGGACGCTGCGTGAGCTTCTGGATGCCAGCGGCTCCCCCCAAGCGGTTCTGCTGCACTTCGCGAAGTCGGTGTCCGAGGACGAGTCCGCGGCCCTGCGACGTGGCCTGAGGCGTCGGTCGAAGCAATGA
- a CDS encoding M56 family metallopeptidase — MILALALLVGVVAVACSGPAVLDRMVRRKVDPQAVLVTWIVLVGATFMTVIATLAVILLPTHGPAPVLIQLIHHCWVAVRHGAVPRTHEMAALALFVVAFLTAAQVGRGLLRYGRHKRQLHHKHLQLLRITAHSEPGPFTTMWLPHPAPLAYSVAGSPAFVVATEGVRDELGKVNAAAVLEHERAHLRGRHHLLVGFAEALAKSVPWVPLTRRSPDLVRTAIELAADLEAARKHGTNAVQSALRTMSKTGGPSTPQHALGMADSGVALRLEHLDRLSENTTAARRLLVSGTVGVMAASAPALTGIGILTAVGILTCLL; from the coding sequence ATGATCCTCGCGCTCGCTCTCCTCGTCGGTGTCGTCGCGGTTGCCTGTTCTGGCCCTGCTGTCCTCGACCGAATGGTCCGGCGCAAGGTCGATCCGCAGGCGGTGCTGGTGACATGGATCGTCCTGGTGGGTGCGACGTTCATGACTGTGATCGCCACGCTGGCGGTCATCCTGTTGCCGACCCATGGGCCGGCTCCAGTGCTCATCCAGCTCATCCACCATTGCTGGGTCGCCGTTCGTCACGGTGCGGTACCTCGCACTCACGAAATGGCAGCTTTGGCGCTATTCGTGGTCGCCTTCCTCACGGCCGCACAGGTCGGTCGTGGGCTCCTGCGGTACGGACGCCACAAGCGACAACTGCACCACAAGCACCTGCAGTTGCTCAGGATCACCGCTCACAGCGAACCGGGTCCGTTCACCACCATGTGGTTGCCTCACCCGGCACCACTGGCATACAGCGTGGCGGGTAGCCCAGCGTTCGTCGTGGCGACTGAGGGCGTCCGAGACGAGCTGGGAAAAGTCAACGCTGCTGCGGTGCTTGAGCACGAACGTGCCCATCTCCGTGGCCGCCACCACCTGCTGGTCGGCTTCGCCGAAGCGCTGGCCAAGTCGGTGCCCTGGGTGCCGCTGACCCGGCGCTCGCCCGACTTGGTGCGCACCGCGATCGAGCTGGCAGCCGACCTTGAAGCAGCCCGAAAGCACGGTACTAACGCTGTGCAGTCAGCGCTGCGCACGATGTCCAAAACCGGCGGCCCCTCAACACCTCAGCATGCTCTCGGAATGGCTGACAGTGGCGTTGCTCTCCGGTTGGAACATCTCGACCGACTCTCGGAGAACACCACCGCGGCAAGGCGCCTCCTCGTTTCCGGCACCGTCGGGGTGATGGCTGCGTCCGCCCCGGCCCTGACAGGCATCGGAATTCTGACGGCTGTCGGGATTCTTACCTGCCTGCTGTAA